A stretch of DNA from Arctopsyche grandis isolate Sample6627 chromosome 6, ASM5162203v2, whole genome shotgun sequence:
aattcttgtatcaatgtgataaaaataaaaaaattactaaatttaataaaccggaagtgggatttttttaacctagaaaggtcaaaaacgttgtcgcctggattctgtccacacctctcaacgtattaagctgaaaatttatatatatttgtattatttatgtactaactttgaGCTGTTAACTTTCTGGTctgaattcgtaaaccagaagtagtatttttttttaaacaatatttcattattttttttgaccttttaaattatttttattttcttgatatttattgtgtataatactgatagttattataagtattaaaaaaaatttgaacaaaatctgacaaccggaaatagaacttttgtcttgtgcaagtttccatacatttgcgctcaatttgtatcgctgtcatacatagttattagcatttttttctcgtttgcttcagtaaaaaattgtttaataaacaGATATCTTCGTATAgaacagtggttcttaaccgggGGTGCGTACATCCCATGGGGTGCGAGAAGGCATATCAGGAGGTGGGGGAGGCGTTTCTGTAAAAAAACTATCCtgtaaaaatgtgtttttgaaatcgtatttattttaagtgtggaaaatatgttgaaattatatttatgttatttttatatcttaagTTTCATTATCTTACGTTTTTAtcgctatatatatttttttatatgtattcatgTAAGTGACCCGTCATTTAATATCGTCTTATTTTCCCCAATGTCATAttgttatttgtatttgtacGGAGCAGTcgtataataaatgataaattagtTGACAAAAtgagagaaatattatatttgactaTCATTTGCTTCGTTCCGATCTTCGCCAAGGAATTGCGTAAatatcataatttatatattactagtagtACCATCTTATTTCGCtccatattaataaaataaaccgcAATAAACATGGCCTATctaataatagtaaacattcatttttgttttaaaattatttgaatattaaacaacagccaatcagaatcATCAAAAgaatttgacgacagccaatcagaataaaattacacacacacacacaacgaacggtcattgttttatatacatacatacatacatataatattacatttcaatatttgtgtaaatgaatcaatgaaatcaaattcatacatatgtaatattaattattgtgaaatgtgttgttttttcaaattttaattattgagCCATTCATTAGTgaacttaaaaaattaaataaacataatatttcaCCTAGTTTTTCGAATTTGTCATATTGGTTTTTAAGATTATGATAAAACTTGACTGCGACATTCAAAAACCgaataattatatacaaattccGTTCAAGAGTCTATTAGTGGTTAGTTAAGATCTACATACAAATGTTATACTTTCGATTATTACAGTGGTTTCCAAATTTATTTCTACTTAGAAATTAAACAAATTCGAaaaagaaattaagaaaatttgaaaaaattcagatgtgaccaatccatgactttttctatgtattagaggaatataagaaagttacaaaaaaaaatcgataatttatcatacatacacgttctcacacaccggctatgagagcattttcgatataaattgagcgcaaatgtaggaaaacttacacaagacaaaagttctaattccggttgtcggattttgttcaaatttttttattacttataatcacaataaatattatacacattaaatataaagaaaataaaaataatattaaaggtcaaaagaaaaacaaattaaatattgttttaaacaaaattactacaaagtcacaacatttttgacttctcTCCCACTTtcggtatattaaatttaatcatttttactttatctatgtacgtagtaacaatagatgaagttttgtgatcatgcgaaaattcgaacatgagattttgattttttattttcatcacaagtAATATACTTGAATTCAAGtaatatacttgaattttctcgtgaagagcacacatgttaaaggggtcgaaaaaactAGTAAACCGCCACTTCCGGTTGGCGTATgttcatcaaattttatatatacataacttgtaagcttaaacttctagatatgaaatttcagttcaataaatcaaaaggtttatgagaaaatcataaaacctcgattctctagattaAAAGTACTATGTACTTCCCGtcgaggtaaaaatattattaaaatatcagggtatgaaatttataatttctataacGTAAAAAAAGAGgtcacctataaggggaggtaccatttcgggtcagttaaaaatgtgaaaaCAATTAACGTCATATTGATAAGAAATTCAGgtaccgatactaagtttcagttggATAGgatgaacggtgttcaaaaaattcacagacacacacattttttctagatcatggaaacgtgatcaatgatcgattctgagttcgaatcagtcaaaatctcgaattagaatttttgcatgatcacaaagctTCATTTACTGTTATTACGTACAAACATAGATGTCATAAATGAATCTCATTGATTAATGGGATGAATCGCATTTTCTTGTCTTGATTTTTCTACTTCCTTGTTCTTAGTCGCTTATATTCCTTACTATCTTTACTTACTTGAATTATCGTCAGTATCTTAATTATTAGTGAATTTTCTCTTGTAACCAGTAAACAATTAACTAACTTTTGCGCCTTCTTCATACTAGTCTACGCCTTCCAGTTTGGAAATCGCTGGATTAATGTATTCTAATCAGGGCTCGAAGTGAAAATGTTCATGATTGAGGTTAATCTGACATTTCAGTTTGTTATTTTGTTTCAACTTTATAAAAGTATAAATTCTATTTATATATCAGTTAAACTTTATCAAAATTACTGTACTGGATCtatcaataattaattatcctcttaatatgtatatatttaatttcagtgtcATATTTTATTGCAAATAAAGATATTAGAATTCAATTTCAGCTCCATATTTAAAAATCTGTAATAGAGATTCTCCCGAAATAAATGACTGCATAAAAAATTCCATGAATGCCTTGGCACCAAAATTTCATACAGGTAATTCattccattttaaaattattattttactgcATATACAATACgtatgcaaatattatattattataagtaaaaacactccaaaatatgtactttaaacCAGGTGATTTAAATTACTCAATACCGAATATCAGCCAATTAAATTGTGACGATTTATTGAAAGATGTCAGGATCGATTCCAAAAGAGAAACTTTTATGAATTTAACAAAGTTGGACTTACTAAGATGCTACAATTAtgatgtgaaaaatataaagtgaGATTATCTTTCTGTGACGGTTTCTATTTgtgtcaaaatattataatttgatatttttattatttcttcagAATGCACTTTAACGaaagcgatttaaaaaatactttaatcAATGGCATCATTGGACCTTTTGAAGTTTTAGGacattatgaaatattaagaGAATAcccattttcaaaaataagttcAACTGGAAACGTCACCGGATTGCTGAGTGAGTTTGGATAATCTAAATACATGTTAgaaatattttagtttaataactTTAATTGAAAACTGAAATTACAGATTTCTACATAAATGCCAGTATTGACTTTGCAACGTATGAAAacgatagtaaaaaatatattaatgcaACAGACGTTAAAGTCGATTTATTATATGAGAGTGGTGATGtacatttttccaaaatttaccCATTAAGTAATATAATCGGTGagtaaaattgcatttaaatagctttacttaatttaaaaaaaaataattgtaatttggTTTGCAGACAAACAAGTGAACGTTAAAATCAACACTAAACTTTCGAAATACACGAAATCCATCAATTCTGAtatgcaaaatttttttaacctgAAAATCAAGGAACATTTAAATGCATTCTtagcacaatatacatatgatcaATTATTGCCGgaaataagaggttagtaaaaacctGGCTATTTCAATGTAAGAAACTCATAATGACAATCCTTAAAAtagtaatatgtattttaacttatgtgtcaaatatatatatatatatatatatatttacatacatatatatatataaatatatatatatatatatatatatatatatatatatatatatatatatatatatattcctttTTCGGTTTCGGATCTCgatcttttttcagttccggttgcCTATTCTATTTTCAATTCCGTATCCAGATTCctctttcagttccggattcttTTGCTTCGGATAAGGACTCCATTTTCAATTCCAGATAccaatccctgtttcagttccgattcccgatttctgttttagttccgattccgattgattattactatacgtattgtaactttattttaaatcatatatcaatttgtttccgaaaccaactgttgaaatttcaacgggcataacatgGCATTGGTAGTATAAAACACAACaaagaagaaatgaaaattgaaaagaatctcaattttcaattggacataatttttgcaattaaaagaaaACGAGAATGTCTTATTAGAaaatttgtagttattttatttgttgattttacATGTACCAAGAAAAAATCAGccttatgtgaatatatattttaatcttgTTTCTATTTTCCTTGCACACAAGCATTttacattctgaaaaaaatatgtaactcCTTGACAATACATATTAATGCTTATTTgaatgtaaaattataatttatttt
This window harbors:
- the LOC143913463 gene encoding uncharacterized protein LOC143913463, translated to MREILYLTIICFVPIFAKELPPYLKICNRDSPEINDCIKNSMNALAPKFHTGDLNYSIPNISQLNCDDLLKDVRIDSKRETFMNLTKLDLLRCYNYDVKNIKMHFNESDLKNTLINGIIGPFEVLGHYEILREYPFSKISSTGNVTGLLNFYINASIDFATYENDSKKYINATDVKVDLLYESGDVHFSKIYPLSNIIDKQVNVKINTKLSKYTKSINSDMQNFFNLKIKEHLNAFLAQYTYDQLLPEIRAEYLKLCNKNDPDLQRCIKKSVLFLKPYLSRGIPELKVPSIEPLMLREPLILNPSNGLRTVGLEINVKNISVYGCSDFDLRNLYVNFDKDTVNFDLKLKDLMINGLYNVDGRILLLPIKGNGKFVGNFSNSVGYVRMDSQIVKRDGHEYIQINAMKVKMEIGKGNLQLYNLFGGDRSLGAVINNVINENFDLLSKEFIPPLEKELSRLMLRLANNIVSQFTYKQLFPES